One Pseudoalteromonas sp. UG3-2 DNA window includes the following coding sequences:
- a CDS encoding S41 family peptidase, with amino-acid sequence MQRLFSVSTGIFLSLLLAACGGGGSNDNNIPSSPTPDNNSTEPPPAPTWTFNVYPPSDQFINFCADPRSGGDPYNNNQPYPDKAGTAMHEKMWLRSFTNETYLWYDEVEDNDPKQFDSIIAYFEQLKTNEQTPNGANKDQFHYYESYESFQKQAQSGVSTGYGIRWAVISAAPPRNFTVAFVEPNSPAANAGIVRGDKIIAIDGVDFISSSDTDTLNAGLSPSQSEPHEFVFESQQGEQKEVTLTSMDIETTPVRRAQILKTDSRKVGYVQYNQFIPTAQQGLIDAFNLFRQQQIDDLVLDMRYNGGGRVIMAAQLGFMVAGNQSLERVFTTSTLNDKRQAEEESTEFEPRVIDWPNNAFTEQQLPSVSLPRVYILTTRGTASASENVINGLRGIDVEVYLIGDKTRGKPYGFAPAQNCGTVYYTIQFASENAKGFGDYADGFMPAGPSSSGEIGLTASVPGCQVSDDFTQPLGSEQEAILAAALQHIETGTCPAQAQFAPETNTQHLNLQGEAVTLPQHPARDGAIWMFPEERNQ; translated from the coding sequence ATGCAGCGTCTTTTTTCGGTTTCAACGGGTATTTTTCTAAGCTTGCTACTGGCCGCATGCGGTGGCGGAGGGAGCAACGATAATAACATACCCAGCAGCCCAACGCCTGACAATAATAGCACCGAGCCACCACCGGCTCCTACGTGGACGTTTAACGTCTACCCACCCTCAGATCAGTTTATCAACTTTTGCGCTGACCCTCGCAGCGGCGGCGACCCTTATAATAATAATCAGCCTTACCCGGATAAAGCGGGTACTGCAATGCATGAAAAAATGTGGTTACGCTCATTTACCAACGAAACTTATCTTTGGTATGACGAAGTTGAGGACAACGACCCCAAGCAATTTGACAGCATCATTGCTTATTTCGAGCAACTGAAAACCAATGAACAAACCCCGAATGGCGCCAATAAAGACCAGTTCCATTATTATGAATCGTACGAAAGCTTTCAAAAACAAGCACAGTCTGGTGTAAGTACCGGTTATGGTATTCGCTGGGCGGTGATATCAGCTGCGCCACCACGTAACTTTACAGTGGCCTTTGTCGAGCCCAATTCACCTGCAGCAAACGCCGGTATTGTTCGCGGGGATAAAATAATCGCCATTGATGGCGTAGATTTTATCTCAAGTTCTGACACTGACACCTTAAATGCCGGGCTTTCTCCAAGTCAGAGTGAGCCACACGAATTTGTATTTGAATCCCAGCAAGGCGAACAAAAAGAGGTGACGTTAACCTCTATGGATATAGAAACAACACCAGTGCGTCGTGCACAAATACTCAAAACCGACAGCCGTAAGGTTGGTTATGTGCAGTATAATCAGTTTATTCCAACCGCTCAGCAAGGTTTAATAGATGCTTTTAACCTATTTCGTCAGCAGCAAATTGATGACCTAGTCTTAGACATGCGTTACAACGGCGGTGGCAGGGTAATTATGGCTGCCCAGTTAGGGTTTATGGTCGCCGGAAATCAAAGTCTGGAACGCGTGTTTACTACCAGCACATTGAACGATAAACGCCAAGCCGAAGAAGAATCTACCGAGTTTGAACCACGGGTAATTGACTGGCCTAATAATGCCTTTACCGAACAACAATTGCCGTCTGTCTCGCTGCCTCGGGTGTATATTTTAACTACACGCGGTACCGCTTCAGCCAGCGAGAATGTTATCAATGGTCTGCGCGGCATTGATGTCGAGGTATATTTGATTGGTGATAAAACTCGTGGCAAACCTTATGGCTTTGCTCCAGCGCAAAACTGTGGCACGGTGTATTACACCATTCAATTTGCTTCCGAGAATGCCAAAGGCTTCGGTGATTATGCCGATGGCTTTATGCCCGCAGGTCCATCGAGCAGCGGTGAAATTGGCCTAACAGCCAGTGTACCTGGCTGCCAGGTCAGCGATGACTTCACTCAGCCATTAGGCAGCGAGCAAGAAGCCATACTCGCAGCAGCACTTCAGCATATTGAGACGGGAACCTGTCCTGCACAAGCGCAATTTGCCCCAGAAACTAATACTCAACATTTAAATTTACAAGGTGAAGCGGTAACCCTGCCACAGCATCCTGCCCGTGATGGCGCTATTTGGATGTTTCCTGAGGAGCGCAACCAGTGA
- a CDS encoding LysR family transcriptional regulator, whose amino-acid sequence MDKFTDWQDLKVAYNVAKCGTLSAAAERLEIHHSTVLRRINALEEALGTRLFHRHARGYQVTQAGEKLLLTASQIDEQLMQLSTSIAAVDSQLRGKLLLTTVSGFMDMLSEPCLSFQQLHPQVQLEVILDQKRLRLDHGQAHVAVRAGPKPDEPDYIVQHLNTLKAGLYASSSYINRMGLPTSQTALQYHYFVSGVAGFNARVPYFAWVDEQIPESQVMLRVSETSDATRAIVNGLGIGGLQHDVAKRYPELKPVLANELEWLSPVWLVTHMLVHRTAKVQALCDILKRHFASL is encoded by the coding sequence ATGGATAAGTTTACCGATTGGCAAGATCTTAAGGTAGCCTACAATGTGGCTAAGTGTGGTACTTTATCGGCGGCGGCTGAGCGCTTGGAGATCCACCATAGTACCGTGTTGCGGCGCATAAATGCGCTGGAAGAAGCGTTGGGAACACGATTGTTTCACCGTCATGCTAGAGGCTATCAGGTTACTCAAGCTGGTGAAAAGTTACTGCTGACCGCCAGCCAAATAGACGAGCAGCTAATGCAACTGAGCACCTCTATTGCTGCTGTAGACAGTCAGTTACGAGGCAAGTTGCTGTTAACCACCGTCAGCGGTTTTATGGATATGCTGTCGGAGCCCTGTTTGAGCTTTCAGCAACTACATCCGCAAGTACAGCTTGAGGTGATCCTAGATCAGAAGCGTTTAAGGCTAGATCATGGCCAAGCCCATGTGGCGGTGCGTGCCGGTCCAAAACCGGATGAACCCGACTATATTGTGCAGCACCTCAATACGTTAAAAGCAGGACTATACGCTTCCTCGAGTTATATTAATCGAATGGGGCTACCGACTTCGCAAACAGCACTTCAGTATCATTACTTTGTCTCTGGGGTGGCGGGATTTAATGCTCGTGTACCTTACTTTGCATGGGTAGATGAGCAGATCCCTGAAAGCCAAGTAATGCTGCGGGTATCGGAAACATCCGATGCCACCAGAGCGATTGTTAATGGCCTTGGTATTGGTGGCCTGCAGCACGATGTCGCGAAACGCTACCCGGAGCTAAAACCGGTATTAGCAAACGAGCTTGAATGGCTTAGCCCAGTGTGGTTGGTTACTCATATGTTGGTGCATCGCACCGCCAAAGTACAAGCCTTATGCGACATCTTAAAGCGCCACTTCGCTAGTTTGTAG
- a CDS encoding NADPH-dependent FMN reductase: MTTAKIIALAGSLRKDSYNQQLIQAAANFALEAGAEVEVIKLQDLDIPMFDEDLEAQDTPQGAQILKDKLRDADGILLASPEYNGSFTAVLKNAIDWASRTEQGAVPAFRNKVVALYATSPGGLGGLRGLNHVRDVLSGIGSLVLADQLAVPSAFEVFDEQGKIKDPALAEKVSGLALQLVSVASKLK; encoded by the coding sequence ATGACCACAGCCAAAATTATCGCCCTAGCAGGCAGTCTTAGAAAAGACAGCTATAACCAGCAACTTATTCAAGCAGCCGCCAATTTTGCCTTAGAAGCAGGCGCCGAAGTTGAAGTCATAAAGCTACAAGATTTAGATATTCCCATGTTTGATGAGGACTTGGAAGCCCAAGATACGCCGCAAGGGGCACAAATCCTGAAAGACAAATTACGCGATGCCGATGGCATTTTATTGGCCAGCCCAGAATATAATGGCTCGTTTACCGCGGTATTAAAAAATGCCATCGATTGGGCTTCAAGAACCGAGCAAGGCGCAGTGCCTGCTTTCAGAAACAAGGTGGTGGCGCTTTATGCCACTTCACCTGGTGGTTTAGGAGGCTTGCGCGGCCTCAATCACGTACGCGATGTCCTTTCCGGCATTGGAAGCTTAGTGCTGGCCGATCAGCTTGCCGTACCTAGCGCGTTTGAAGTCTTTGATGAGCAGGGCAAAATAAAAGACCCTGCGCTGGCAGAAAAAGTCTCCGGTTTAGCCCTACAGCTGGTGTCAGTAGCTAGCAAATTAAAGTAA
- a CDS encoding 4'-phosphopantetheinyl transferase family protein has protein sequence MQSTKSTLFTAQLNLPFYCIQFAPESYDESSFADYGIAPPNHLQRAVAKRKAEYLAGRICAQHCLVQLGHPDFTVHSGEDRAPIWPPTVRASITHTRGIAAAIATTDKAIKGVGIDIERDMAAKQERELQRQLLHPQEYDLFTRLGKHRHNPLTLIFSAKESIYKALYSTVQCFFGFDAVKLTDFNDHQLQFTVMTPLHQSIQPGASLTVYYQCVEGLVLTECEYRSK, from the coding sequence TTGCAAAGTACCAAATCCACACTGTTTACAGCACAATTAAACTTGCCTTTTTACTGCATTCAATTTGCCCCAGAGAGTTACGATGAGAGCTCTTTTGCAGATTATGGCATTGCCCCCCCCAACCACTTGCAACGCGCGGTGGCGAAAAGAAAAGCCGAATACCTCGCCGGGCGGATTTGCGCGCAACACTGTTTAGTACAGCTTGGCCATCCTGACTTTACCGTACACAGCGGTGAAGATCGTGCCCCTATTTGGCCGCCAACAGTTCGCGCCAGCATTACTCACACTCGGGGGATTGCGGCGGCGATTGCCACCACTGACAAGGCGATTAAGGGAGTGGGGATTGATATCGAGCGCGATATGGCGGCAAAACAAGAACGCGAACTGCAGCGACAGCTATTGCACCCGCAAGAATATGACTTGTTTACGCGTTTAGGTAAGCACCGACACAACCCTTTGACCTTAATTTTTTCTGCCAAAGAAAGCATCTATAAGGCGCTATATTCAACGGTACAATGTTTTTTTGGTTTTGATGCAGTGAAGCTCACCGACTTTAATGACCATCAGCTACAGTTTACTGTGATGACTCCTTTGCACCAAAGCATTCAGCCTGGAGCAAGTTTAACGGTCTATTATCAGTGTGTTGAGGGCTTGGTATTAACGGAGTGTGAGTACCGGAGCAAGTAG
- a CDS encoding DUF2489 domain-containing protein, with the protein MNSAWIVALIVGALIIAGLAFYAGKLLWQLKVQKEVIAKYREKKAQELEESRQARNGKIADSVNLIARAMKEKQCEYSEGCLRVWVLISQYSFDEEVDLQQAYPGVFKMYEEVKEMPTHEARKKYSKKEIFKMDSQRWRAEERLEQEILADCENLIVRFKAAPGSENVVFQ; encoded by the coding sequence ATGAATAGCGCGTGGATTGTTGCTCTCATTGTTGGTGCACTGATCATTGCCGGGCTGGCATTTTATGCCGGCAAGTTGCTATGGCAATTAAAGGTGCAAAAAGAAGTGATTGCTAAGTATCGCGAAAAAAAAGCCCAAGAGCTGGAAGAGTCCAGGCAAGCGCGCAATGGCAAAATTGCCGACAGCGTTAACTTAATCGCACGAGCGATGAAAGAAAAGCAATGTGAGTATTCAGAAGGCTGCTTGCGCGTATGGGTGTTAATATCTCAATACAGTTTTGATGAAGAGGTAGACTTGCAACAGGCCTACCCTGGGGTATTCAAAATGTATGAAGAGGTTAAAGAAATGCCGACCCATGAAGCCCGTAAAAAGTACTCGAAAAAAGAAATCTTTAAAATGGACAGCCAACGTTGGCGCGCTGAGGAACGCTTAGAGCAAGAGATTTTAGCCGATTGTGAAAATCTAATTGTGCGCTTTAAAGCGGCTCCCGGCAGTGAAAACGTGGTATTCCAATAA